A window of Balearica regulorum gibbericeps isolate bBalReg1 chromosome 19, bBalReg1.pri, whole genome shotgun sequence genomic DNA:
CAATTTTTCTCAGGGTATGACAGAAGGGAAGCTTCGGTCGCTTCTAGAAAACACTCTAACAGAGCACAGTCACAGGTGCTTTCACAACCCGGAGTTCACGGTGACCAGTGGAATGGAGGAGGAAGCCAGTCTTCTCATGAGCTGCGCGGTGAGTCTAAACATCAGGAAAGGCTCTCTGCTAGGATCCACTTCTCAGTTACCTGGGCAGAAACCACAAGTCCATTGATCCCAGGGGTTTGTGTTGCCGTTTTCTCCACAAACTTCCTTGGAAATGGTTTTACTTTTGACCACCAGTAGCCGTAAAAGGAAGAGCCAAATTGCACAACTTACCTTTGCTGCTGGATTAGGGAATCGTTCGAGGAGCTGTCAAATTTAGTGCCTTTTACCTTTTTCACACCTTGGCCAACAACTTCCAGGTTTTGTGTGCAGCATCTGTCCAGGTAAGTGGCTCAtgaagaagttttaaaaagtacttcAGTTTCAGCCTCCTCAAAAGGCTTGCCCCTACCCCTTTAAAAAACACGTACCATCCCTTTGGCCCAAGCTAGAGCTAGCATGTTCTTAGCTTTGCTGCTTATGTAAAACTACTGTGAGGGCAGTGTTAGGAGCAGACCATTTCAAATAGTTTTGAACattagtaattaattttatacaTTGCTATTGCTTCTCTGTTCCATTTACCTTTTGTAAAGGTCTGCGACTCGTGGATGATTCTCCTGTAAGTtgattcagctgctgctttttcactggAAGGACTTCAAGACTAAAAAAGCCACCCAGAGCTGCTAGTgcttttatgtatatatttgtaacTGCTGTGTCAAAAAGATACTTGAAAAGGCAGTAATAGTGCCTTGATCTGCACTTTTAATGGCACAGtgtatgttttgaaataaatatatttagtttATTTCAGCCTTTGTGTTGTCTTTAACAAAGCTGAAGGCCAAACTTATGTTGACCTTCAGGCAGCTCCTGGAGACCTGGGTTTGTGTAGGAGACCACAGCTGCTGGCCTGCAGCACCACCTCCGACAGCAGCAGCCCATTCATTGTTCTGCCGGAACCAAAGTGCTCCAGCCtctctgcagcatttttctctAATAGCTACGTTAATACTGGTACAACAGGCCATGGCATGACTTCCTTCTTAAAACAGCTCTTCAAACACAGTGCTTAGGACCCTGAATTTGATTCCCTAGcacacagccagccagccaagGCTTCTAGAATGAGATTCGCATTCATCATTAGCCCTGCCTGGCCAGCAACCTTCCTCCTCTGGCCACAGCTCTGACAGAGGGCACGCTGTGTGGAGGTGCAGGACTAGCTCTCCCCGGAGAAAATTCCGGGCCAGCACACACGGTCACTGCAGcaacagctctgcaggcagctgtacTGACAGCGCTCGGGCACAGGAAATGCTAGCATCGCTTTTAGGGCAGCTCTCTGGTCTGCAGTGGtacagcaggaaggagagaaaccactgttttttcagtgatatgttggacagattttatttttcacattcgTTCTTAATTGTACAAAACCCACCAAGTAGGGGGAATCAATTCCAGACCATGGTGTTGGACAAC
This region includes:
- the RPAIN gene encoding LOW QUALITY PROTEIN: RPA-interacting protein (The sequence of the model RefSeq protein was modified relative to this genomic sequence to represent the inferred CDS: deleted 2 bases in 2 codons; substituted 2 bases at 2 genomic stop codons); its protein translation is MLEDPDELAILEEIQQELILQEQSVIEEYERSLQFDEECLNAMLDGLDASNKVICPVCRKNNLTVRNHFVFCQCGLYISTQGMTEGKLRSLLENTLTEHSHRCFHNPEFTVTSGMEEEASLLMSCAVSXTSGKALCXDPLLSYLGRNHKSIDPRGLVAVFSTNFLGNGFTFDHQ